One Lacunisphaera limnophila DNA window includes the following coding sequences:
- a CDS encoding DUF5069 domain-containing protein yields MFVSPYEKVGGLVWFPRMLRKIRLRAEGRLPEEYHAYMGLGFDRRCLRFLRIEHEALVARVLAGGSDDEILEWACTHGHRPSETEILVWNEYMIKRGWRDTDAPASEFPEYKEQYGLGHRSDILTFFDFYEVDEGRRP; encoded by the coding sequence ATGTTTGTCAGTCCATACGAAAAAGTGGGAGGGCTGGTGTGGTTTCCTCGCATGCTCCGGAAGATCCGGTTGCGCGCCGAGGGCCGGCTGCCCGAGGAATACCACGCCTACATGGGCCTCGGCTTCGATCGCCGGTGTTTGCGGTTCCTGCGGATCGAGCATGAGGCGCTGGTCGCCCGCGTCCTGGCGGGCGGTTCCGATGATGAGATCCTCGAATGGGCTTGCACCCACGGCCATCGCCCAAGCGAGACCGAGATCCTCGTGTGGAACGAGTATATGATCAAACGGGGCTGGCGGGATACCGATGCCCCCGCCAGCGAGTTCCCCGAATACAAGGAGCAGTACGGCCTGGGACATCGCAGCGATATCCTGACGTTCTTCGATTTCTATGAGGTGGATGAAGGCAGAAGGCCCTGA
- a CDS encoding PH domain-containing protein, translating to MKTVYPTRVDTWLACLLIGAPLFAVTLGLFTLTYSIGAGVVVIATGLLVGGMIAALTLPCRYTLSNESLKIQSGLIEEEVPLRAIRGVEKTISLFGAPGLSLRRVKVTLQEGSRVISPENRDAFIADLEARLHPKNHRDPSV from the coding sequence ATGAAAACCGTGTACCCCACGCGGGTAGATACCTGGCTCGCCTGCCTCCTCATCGGCGCACCGCTGTTCGCCGTCACCCTGGGGCTCTTTACCCTCACCTACTCGATCGGCGCCGGCGTCGTGGTGATAGCAACCGGCCTGCTCGTCGGCGGAATGATCGCCGCCCTGACCCTCCCGTGCCGCTACACGCTGTCTAACGAATCATTGAAAATTCAATCCGGCCTGATCGAAGAGGAAGTGCCGCTGCGCGCTATCCGCGGCGTCGAAAAAACCATCTCCCTGTTCGGCGCCCCGGGCCTGTCCCTCCGCCGAGTGAAGGTCACCTTGCAGGAAGGTTCGCGCGTGATTTCCCCAGAAAATCGAGACGCCTTCATCGCTGACCTCGAAGCCAGACTTCATCCCAAAAACCACCGCGATCCCTCGGTTTAG
- a CDS encoding glyoxalase/bleomycin resistance/extradiol dioxygenase family protein, whose protein sequence is MLVRDVVAAAHHYRDALGFAYDRFWGEPPNFVILRRDGLQLMLSQAPANAILTPHWKVNHGMWNAYFWVNDVDALHAEFTQRGARIDYGLGNKPYGIREFGVQDLDGHDLAFGQPA, encoded by the coding sequence CTGCTCGTCCGCGATGTCGTCGCCGCGGCCCACCACTACCGCGACGCCCTCGGCTTCGCCTACGACCGCTTCTGGGGCGAGCCGCCGAATTTCGTCATCCTCCGCCGCGACGGCCTCCAGCTGATGCTGAGCCAGGCCCCGGCCAACGCGATCCTCACGCCGCACTGGAAAGTCAATCATGGCATGTGGAACGCTTATTTTTGGGTGAACGATGTCGACGCCCTTCACGCCGAGTTCACCCAGCGCGGCGCCAGGATCGACTACGGCCTCGGCAACAAGCCCTACGGCATCCGTGAATTCGGCGTCCAGGACCTCGACGGTCACGACCTCGCCTTCGGCCAGCCGGCCTGA
- a CDS encoding response regulator, which produces MTMENPTPEAPKSSRGAVLLVDDEKPLLDLYAEALSPFFDVAAATSAKEAGFLLHKRAFKVVVSDHLMPGGNGLSFLVDAREEYPDMQRVLVTGYMKPEMLLRSVNEAALYRYLLKPVSLPELVKTVVEAAKLHDQSVAPK; this is translated from the coding sequence ATGACCATGGAGAACCCGACCCCGGAAGCCCCCAAATCTTCGCGCGGGGCTGTCCTCCTGGTGGATGACGAGAAGCCCTTGCTCGACCTGTATGCGGAGGCGTTGTCCCCGTTTTTCGACGTGGCGGCGGCGACCAGTGCCAAGGAAGCCGGCTTTTTGCTGCACAAGCGGGCCTTCAAGGTCGTGGTCTCGGACCACCTGATGCCGGGCGGCAATGGCCTGAGTTTCCTGGTGGATGCGCGGGAGGAATATCCGGATATGCAGCGGGTGCTCGTCACCGGCTACATGAAGCCCGAGATGCTGCTGCGCAGCGTGAATGAGGCGGCGCTGTACCGTTATCTGCTGAAGCCGGTGTCCCTGCCGGAGCTGGTGAAGACGGTGGTCGAGGCGGCCAAGCTGCACGACCAGAGCGTGGCGCCGAAATAA
- a CDS encoding ankyrin repeat domain-containing protein, which translates to MDNVDLHAAARRGSFAEFPPDYLSAASLTARNASGNTPLHIAAKYGHLGQLPAAVLTPALLLVKNDAGYTPLHLAAREGTLTEFPAALLTRDYLLTRSNSGLTPLHQAAAAGHLDQLPTGLLTLDLVLTKTDSGNSLLHEAAENGALDRFPAQFLTHATLVSPNISGETVLHTAALNGHLDQIPPHFLTAETLLQKTANHDTCLHAAAIAGHLDQIPPEVLTHDHLVLASKSGHTPIHAAAESGFLGQIPRERLTLDLLISRNDFGDTPLHAAAVEGHLKDVPREFLNRATLMIRNYTGGTPIGAAIHNGHADQLPEEFRPKPPTPFQKFLYRTGFSRPPYS; encoded by the coding sequence ATGGACAACGTTGACCTGCATGCCGCTGCCCGCCGGGGCAGTTTCGCCGAGTTTCCGCCGGACTATCTCTCCGCGGCCAGCCTCACGGCGCGCAACGCCTCCGGCAACACCCCCCTGCATATCGCGGCCAAATACGGCCACCTCGGCCAGCTCCCGGCCGCCGTCCTCACCCCCGCCCTGCTGCTCGTCAAGAACGACGCCGGCTACACCCCCCTTCACCTCGCCGCCCGCGAGGGCACCCTCACCGAGTTTCCCGCGGCCCTGCTCACCCGCGACTATCTGCTCACCCGCTCCAACAGCGGCCTGACCCCTCTCCACCAGGCCGCCGCCGCCGGCCACCTCGACCAGCTGCCCACGGGCCTGCTCACCCTCGATCTCGTGCTCACCAAGACCGATTCCGGCAACAGCCTCCTCCACGAGGCGGCCGAAAACGGCGCCCTCGATCGCTTCCCCGCTCAATTTCTCACGCACGCCACCCTCGTCTCCCCCAACATCAGCGGCGAGACCGTCCTCCACACCGCCGCCCTCAACGGCCATCTCGACCAGATCCCGCCCCACTTCCTCACCGCCGAGACCCTCCTGCAGAAGACCGCCAACCACGACACCTGCCTCCACGCCGCCGCCATCGCCGGCCACCTCGACCAGATCCCCCCTGAGGTCCTCACCCACGACCACCTCGTCCTCGCCAGCAAGTCCGGCCACACCCCGATCCATGCTGCCGCCGAGTCCGGCTTCCTCGGCCAGATCCCCCGCGAGCGCCTGACCCTCGACCTGCTCATCTCCCGCAACGACTTTGGCGACACCCCCCTCCACGCCGCCGCCGTCGAGGGCCACCTGAAGGATGTCCCCCGCGAATTCCTGAACCGCGCCACGCTCATGATCCGCAACTACACCGGCGGAACCCCCATCGGCGCCGCCATCCACAACGGCCACGCCGACCAGTTGCCCGAGGAGTTCCGCCCCAAGCCGCCCACCCCCTTTCAGAAGTTTCTGTACCGCACCGGTTTTTCCCGCCCGCCCTACTCCTGA
- the eno gene encoding phosphopyruvate hydratase, with translation MNTSITAITAREIIDSRGNPTVEVDVKLASGHFGRAAVPSGASTGEHEAIELRDGDKARYGGKGTLKAVGNVKGKIAPALLGFDAFDQIGVDQAMLKLDGTKTKAKLGANAILGVSMATAKAAAAAAGIPLYKYLGGPNAKVLPVPLMNIMNGGAHSDAPIDFQEFMIVPKNFNSFAEAFRAGAEVFHSLKKVLKAKGLQTAVGDEGGFAPNLASTTDALDAIAEAVKGAGYKLGKDIFLALDVAASEFYVKEKKTYVFKKSDNRSFTGDEFVSYYQDLCAKYPIVSIEDGCAENDWVTWKKLTDAIGSKVQLVGDDLFVTNVEFLQKGIDTGTANSILVKVNQIGSLTETFDSIALAQRNGYTTIISHRSGETEDVTIADIAVATNAGQIKTGSASRTDRVAKYNQLLRIEEELGKSAIYAGRL, from the coding sequence ATGAATACCAGCATCACCGCCATCACCGCCCGCGAAATCATTGATTCCCGCGGCAATCCCACCGTCGAGGTCGACGTCAAGCTCGCCTCCGGCCACTTCGGCCGCGCCGCCGTCCCCTCGGGCGCCTCCACCGGCGAACACGAGGCCATCGAGCTCCGCGACGGCGACAAGGCCCGCTACGGCGGCAAGGGCACCCTCAAGGCCGTCGGCAACGTGAAGGGCAAGATCGCCCCCGCCCTCCTCGGCTTCGACGCCTTCGACCAGATCGGCGTCGACCAGGCCATGCTCAAGCTCGACGGCACCAAGACCAAGGCCAAGCTCGGCGCCAACGCCATCCTCGGCGTCTCCATGGCCACCGCCAAGGCCGCCGCCGCCGCCGCCGGCATCCCCCTCTACAAGTACCTCGGCGGCCCGAACGCCAAGGTCCTGCCCGTGCCCCTCATGAACATCATGAACGGCGGCGCCCACTCGGACGCCCCCATCGACTTCCAGGAGTTCATGATCGTCCCGAAGAACTTCAACTCGTTCGCCGAGGCCTTCCGCGCCGGCGCCGAGGTCTTCCACTCCCTCAAGAAGGTCCTCAAGGCCAAGGGCCTCCAGACCGCTGTCGGCGACGAGGGCGGCTTCGCCCCCAACCTCGCCTCCACCACCGACGCCCTCGACGCCATCGCCGAGGCCGTGAAGGGCGCCGGCTACAAGCTCGGCAAGGATATCTTCCTCGCCCTCGACGTCGCCGCCTCCGAGTTCTACGTGAAGGAGAAGAAGACCTACGTCTTCAAGAAGTCCGACAACCGCTCCTTCACCGGCGACGAGTTCGTCAGCTACTACCAGGACCTTTGCGCCAAGTATCCCATCGTCTCGATCGAGGATGGCTGCGCCGAGAACGACTGGGTGACCTGGAAGAAGCTCACCGACGCCATCGGCTCCAAGGTGCAGCTCGTCGGCGACGATCTCTTCGTCACCAACGTCGAGTTCCTCCAGAAGGGCATCGACACCGGCACCGCCAACTCGATCCTCGTCAAGGTCAACCAGATCGGCTCCCTGACCGAGACCTTCGACTCCATCGCCCTCGCGCAGCGCAACGGCTACACGACCATCATCTCGCACCGCTCGGGCGAGACCGAGGACGTGACCATCGCCGACATCGCGGTCGCCACCAACGCCGGCCAGATCAAGACCGGCTCCGCTTCCCGCACCGACCGCGTCGCGAAATACAACCAGCTCCTCCGCATCGAGGAAGAGCTCGGCAAGAGCGCGATCTACGCCGGCCGCCTCTGA
- a CDS encoding class I SAM-dependent rRNA methyltransferase yields MSASLKLKPNANSRVLGGHPWVFANECEALLPAEQDGAVVELRDRTNRFIGTGIYNSKSQIVWRRLSRERVELDEAYLRGAITRAVERRGAKPLPHQAFQRLVWSESDDLPGVVVDQFGDTLVAQIQTLAMEQRSGLIGDLLAELTGATEIIFRNDANIRKLEGLASEVHTRTGAAWEPRWVTIDGFDYWLDLQNGQKTGFYLDQRAQHAVVAKYAAGRRVLDAFCNQGSFALHCAKAGATRVLGLDSAFDAVSQAKKNAERNDVQADFQGANVFDWFTAKRDEPAAWDLIVLDPPPFAKSKSALDGAMRGYKELNLRAMKSLTPGGVLATYTCSHHMQDTQLREVIGEAAADAKRRVHVLEFCHQPADHPVLVTMPESEYLRGYVLRVE; encoded by the coding sequence ATGTCTGCCAGCCTGAAGCTCAAGCCCAATGCCAATTCCCGCGTCCTCGGCGGCCACCCCTGGGTGTTTGCCAACGAATGCGAGGCCCTGCTGCCCGCCGAGCAGGATGGCGCGGTCGTGGAACTGCGTGACCGGACGAACCGTTTCATCGGCACGGGCATCTACAACAGCAAGTCGCAGATCGTGTGGCGGCGGCTGAGCCGGGAGCGCGTCGAGCTTGATGAGGCGTATTTGCGGGGCGCGATCACGCGGGCGGTGGAACGTCGGGGCGCAAAGCCCCTCCCGCACCAGGCGTTTCAGCGGCTGGTGTGGAGCGAGTCGGATGATCTGCCGGGCGTGGTGGTGGACCAGTTCGGCGACACGCTGGTGGCGCAGATCCAGACGCTGGCGATGGAGCAGCGCAGCGGTCTCATCGGCGACCTGCTGGCGGAGCTGACGGGGGCGACGGAGATTATTTTCCGGAACGATGCGAACATCCGCAAGCTCGAGGGCCTCGCGAGCGAGGTGCACACGCGGACGGGCGCGGCGTGGGAGCCGCGGTGGGTGACCATCGACGGCTTCGACTACTGGCTCGACCTGCAGAACGGGCAGAAGACGGGGTTCTACCTCGACCAGCGCGCGCAGCATGCGGTCGTGGCGAAATACGCGGCCGGGCGGCGGGTGCTGGATGCGTTCTGCAACCAGGGCTCGTTCGCGCTGCACTGCGCGAAGGCCGGCGCGACGCGGGTGCTGGGCTTGGACAGCGCGTTTGACGCGGTCTCGCAGGCGAAGAAGAACGCCGAGCGCAACGACGTGCAGGCGGATTTCCAGGGCGCGAACGTGTTCGACTGGTTCACCGCGAAGCGCGACGAACCGGCGGCGTGGGACCTGATCGTGCTGGATCCGCCACCCTTCGCGAAGTCGAAGAGCGCCCTCGACGGCGCGATGCGTGGGTACAAGGAACTGAATTTGCGGGCGATGAAGTCGCTCACGCCGGGTGGCGTGCTGGCGACGTACACCTGCTCGCACCACATGCAGGACACGCAGCTGCGCGAGGTGATCGGCGAGGCGGCGGCGGACGCCAAGCGGCGCGTGCACGTGCTGGAATTCTGTCACCAGCCGGCGGATCACCCGGTGCTCGTGACGATGCCGGAGAGCGAGTACTTGCGGGGGTATGTGCTGCGGGTGGAGTGA